From the Brassica napus cultivar Da-Ae chromosome A8, Da-Ae, whole genome shotgun sequence genome, one window contains:
- the LOC106399775 gene encoding glutathione S-transferase F6-like, translating into MAGIKVFGHPASTATRRVLIALHEKDLDFELVHVELKDGEHKKEPFLSRNPFGKVPAFEDGDFKLFESRAITQYIAHEYADKGNQLLSPGSKSMAILAMGMEIEAHEFDSVASKLGWEQIFKNFFGLTTDQTVVKEEEVKLGKVLDNYEARLGESKYLASDHFTLVDLHHIPVIQYLLGTPTKKLFEERPHVSAWVADITSRPSSQKILV; encoded by the exons ATGGCAggaatcaaagtttttgggcaCCCTGCTTCTACAGCCACGAGACGAGTTCTCATCGCTCTCCACGAGAAAGATCTCGATTTTGAGCTAGTTCATGTGGAGCTCAAAGATGGTGAACACAAGAAAGAGCCTTTCCTCTCCCGCAAC cCTTTTGGTAAAGTTCCAGCCTTTGAAGATGGAGACTTCAAACTTTTCG AATCAAGAGCAATCACTCAATACATAGCACATGAATACGCAGACAAAGGGAACCAACTTCTCTCGCCTGGCTCCAAGAGCATGGCAATCTTGGCCATGGGGATGGAGATAGAAGCTCATGAGTTTGACTCGGTTGCTTCAAAGCTTGGCTGGGAACAAATCTTCAAGAACTTCTTTGGTTTGACCACAGACCAAACCGTTGTCAAAGAAGAAGAGGTCAAGTTAGGGAAAGTGCTAGACAACTACGAAGCTAGGCTTGGCGAGTCAAAGTACTTGGCTAGTGATCACTTCACATTGGTGGATCTTCACCACATCCCAGTGATTCAGTACTTGCTAGGTACTCCAACAAAGAAGCTATTTGAAGAGCGTCCACATGTGAGTGCTTGGGTTGCTGACATCACTTCTAGGCCTTCTTCTCAGAAGATCCTCGTTTAA